The Gorilla gorilla gorilla isolate KB3781 chromosome 11, NHGRI_mGorGor1-v2.1_pri, whole genome shotgun sequence genome contains the following window.
CTCCATGAGGTATCAGATTGTGTTTCCGGCTGCCTCTTCCCGTTgaccccctcctcccccaacaccTGTCCCCTCTTCCGCCCACCCTCATTCCACAGCCCTGTAGACAGGAGGGGCAGATGCACGTCCCAGTCAGAGGGATGGGATGGAGGGGCCAGTGCTGACACTGGGGCTGCTGGCTGCCCTGGCGGTGTGTGGTAAGGGAAGACACCCTCCCCACCCTGGGGTCCCCCGTGATGCTTACCCAGGCCCCACACCGCATGGCTCCTCACTCACTCCACTCCCACTCTGCCATCTCTCCCTGTGGGGGGCCGCCTTCTGGGGTCCCCACTCCCAGGGAGCGGTTGGGTTCCCCCCTGCTCATCCCAACCTCATGGTCCAGCAGGACCTCAGGGCAGCTTCCTTCCTGAGTCCCCTGCCCAGGGCCCCATTCAGTCCTTGTCCCTGACCCTCCCCAGGCAGCTGGGGGCTGAACGAGGAGGAGCGGCTGATCCGGCACCTGTTTCAAGAGAAGGGCTACAACAAGGAGCTCCGGCCCGTGGCACACAAAGAGGAGAGTGTGGACATTGCCCTGGCCCTCACACTCTCCAACCTCATCTCCCTGGTGAGAGGCCCTCCGGTGCTGGgttgggagggagggcagggatgGCTTTCCAGGACCAGGATAGCCATGGAGGAAGCTAGAAGCCCCCACCTGGCCTATGGCCACTCCCTTCCTGGGAAACGTGCTGCGGCTGCTCTGTGCCCTGAGAGGCTGCTGTCCTGCCCCTCCAGTGTCAGCTCTGTGGTGTCCCCCAACCACACCCATAGCATGCCCCATCTGTGACACACTTCAGAGGCCACCGGTCCTCTCTGCTCCCTGGTGGCCTACCCACTCCTGACTGCGAGTGATCACGGCCCAGATGCCACGGTTTCCCTGGGTGCCAATTGACAGTGGGTGaatgtaggctgggtgtggtggctcatgcctgtaatcccagcactttgggaggccgaggtgggcggatcacctgaggtcaggagttcgagaccagcctggccaacatagtaaaacctgatctctactaaaaatacaaaaattagccgggtgtgatggtgtgcgcctataatcccagctactaggaaggctgaggcaggagaatcgcttgaacccaggaggcagaggttgcaggttgcagtgagccgagctcgtgccactgcactccatcctgggcaattgAGCAAgaccctggaaaaaaaaaaaagagagagagtgggtgAATGTGTGCGGATAAAAGAATGATATGGCCCTGAAGGATGGCCCTACCGTCTAATTACAGAAAGAAGTTGAGGAGACCCTCACTACCAATGTGTGGATAGAGCACGTAAGAATGCCCctcccagccgggcgcagtggctcatgcccgtaatcccagcacttcggaaggccgaggggggtggatcacgaggtcaggagatcgagaccatcttggctaacatggtgaaaccccgtctctactaaaaatacaaaaaattagctgggtgtggtggcgggtacctgtagtcccagctactcgggaagctgaggcaggagaatggtgtgaacgcaggaggcggagcttgcagtgagccgagattgcgccactgcactccagcctgggcgacagaacaagactccatctcaaaaaaaagagaatgcccCTCCCAGAGCCAGTGGGGTCGGGAAGGGAATGCAGGGCACCAGATTGCTTCTGCATGGAGATCCCGTCTGCCTCGGACACTGTTCTCCAGGAGGGGTTGGTGCCTCCCTACAGGGAAGCCCCAGGCCCAACTGTCCTTCCCCCACCTAGTGCCCTCACCAGCCCTGATGTCACCTTCAAGTGGATTAGGATTCACGTGTTGGAAAATTGCCACTTTATCTTGATGTTTATTAGAAAACATTCTCCTCCTGCCTGTCAAAAGTCCACAGTACAGACACAAATCGTCTATGCTCACAGTAGAAATAATGCTCCCTTAGTTGTGCAGTGAGCATCCTGCACAGCTGTCCATGACAGACCTGAATCCGCACTCTGTACCTGCCTTCCCCAAACCTCTTTTGTCACAGCTCTCAGACCCTGTTCAGTCTtctgtcagggaagtggggggagCTAGGAGCCTGGATGGCTGCAGAGTGCACTGGTGACATGCCTTTGGGATTCCAGGGCTGGACAGACAACCGGCTGAAGTGGAATGCTGAAGAATTTGGAAACATCAGTGTCCTGCGCCTCCCCCCGGACATGGTGTGGCTCCCAGAGATTGTGCTGGAGAACAAGTTGAGCCAAGCCCTCCCTGACCTCCCCTCTGTCACCCTGCCTCCTTTCCTTaagcctcctctgcctcccccaaCTCTGCCAGTCGTGAGTGGCCAGAGCTCACTATGGTTCTTGTCCCTGTCCCCCAGCAATGATGGCTCCTTCCAGATCTCCTACTCCTGCAACGTGCTTGTCTACGCCTACGGCTTCGTGTACTGGCTGCCACCTGCCATCTTCCGCTCCTCCTGCCCCATCTCTGTCACCTATTTCCCCTTCGACTGGCAGAACTGCTCCCTCAAGTTCAGGTGTGCCCATTTCTCCAGCCACCCCTCACCCCAAAGCACCCTGCCAGAGGCCAAAGAAGGTGACTGAAGCGCCCTCAGACAGAGGCCCCTGCCCTGTCTGGATTAGTGCTGCCCTCCCCACAATGGTCCTCCCTTACCAGCCCTTCCCCACTCTGTGGCCCCAGCCACTGGCCGAGTGTCACTCTCTGCCCATTGCTCTCCCCAGTTCCCTCAAGTATACGGCCAAAGAGATCACCCTGAGCCTGAAACAGGATGCCAAGGAGAACCGCACCTACCCCGTGGAGTGGATCATCATTGATCCTGAAGGCTTCACAGGTGCTGGGAACAGCCGCCAGTGGGTGGGCAGGTCcctcagacacacacagacacactggccctgcccaccccagagatacacacgtgcacacacacacacacttaggaCACCAATACACAGCTACTCACACACGCAGCTAGACACAGAAGGGCAGACACATACCTGCCCACAGAGGAGCACACAGACACTCACACTTCCTGAATGCAAAGCTATCccaaaggcagagagagaaggtgCCAGGGCCCTCCCCATGCCTCTGCCCAGGCCCGGAAGTCATGCTTCTCCCACATGAGATGCCTGTGGCTGACAGGGGTTTAGTCTTTCCTGTGCCTGGTGAGCCCAGGGGTGTGGTTGTCATGAGGGCTGTGTTATCCTGATGGGGGTGTCTGCCACCCCTCCTGACATCCTCATCCCCAATCTGTACCCAGGCTCGGATCCTCCATGGGGCCTACCACTCGCCCTGTCTATCAGAAGGGACCCTGTCTCACTGTCTCAGGCTGGCACATCATGGCAGGGATAGTTTTACTGTCACTGGCTCATTATCCCCAAGGCCCAGGCCGAGGAGTGGATCAATTAATGTCCAGGAGGCTTTTCTTTGTTACTCAGGAAGACAGGCTCAATGTCTGAGAGCATTTGTTTGACTTGGTGTCTTAATATGCAATACCTGTTTTTGGCTCGTGTATCTTTTGAGCCAAAAGATACTCCTTATTTGAGTCATGTATGGCCTCAGCTTCTATTTTTTCCgaaaaggtaaaaaagaaatcagtcacAGAGGAAGATTTCCCCTCACAGATGGAAACTTCCATCCCGACCCCCCAGGGAACGACACCCAACGGGACCCCGTAGACAGCCCGTCTGTGTCTCTGGACTGGCTtgccctgcccagcccctcaTTCTGTCCCCAGGACCTGCCTAGCCCCCTtggcctggcctgaccctaaGATGTCCATGTGCCGCCCTCAGAGAACGGGGAGTGGGAGATAGTCCACCGGCCGGCCAGGGTCAACGTGGACCCCAGAGCCCCTCTGGACAGCCCCAGCCGCCAGGACATCACCTTCTACCTCATCATCCGCCGCAAGCCCCTCTTCTACATCATCAACATCCTGGTGCCCTGCGTGCTCATCTCCTTCATGGTCAACCTGGTCTTCTACCTACCGGCCGACAGTGAGCCTCCAGGCCCCGTCCCCTGCTCCCCCTCCCCAAGCCCACCTGAGCAcagccagccccagccctgccccctcaCTTCCTCCTGGGAGCCACCTGGGGTCTCCATTCCTGGAGCTCCCTGCCTGGATCCAGGTGTGAGGGCCAGGTGGCCACCCAGAGGGAGGGCTGTATGACTCTGGGCAACATCCCCAAATGGACAGGGCAGGGCATCTCCAAGATGCTACTCCCCACGGACTCTCAGAAGAACTGCTAAACTGTCCCTCTGTCAGGGCAGAGACCAAGTCCCTCATGGTCACCAGTGTGTGACCatgggcctggcacacaggaggccCTCAACTGTTGAACCAGTGGGTGAATAACAGGGTCTCTAGGACAGTAGGGTGTGAGGCAGAAAACCCATCTGTGCTCACCTGACTCTATGAGGCAGTGGTTTACAAGTTCAGAATATTTACTATGAGCAGGGCATAGTGAGTCCCAGGGTCAAAGGccacccagcccctgcccctggcAGGACTTGAGGAGGGAGAAGTGGGGCACCTTCCATCTGCAGTGGGGTTGGGAGGGCTTCTAGAGGAGGTGGAGTTTGAATGGACTTGAGCAGGATTGGGTGGGGCTACCACAGGCAGGAGGAGCAATGCCAATAAGGAGGGGGCCAGGCAGGGGCTGAGGGGACCTCAGCAGGGGAGCCCCCCTTCCCGCCCTTGCCATCACGTGCAGGAGCTCAGGTGGGAAGAGCAAGACAGCACTGGGCTGGGGTCTCTGAGTGAGGGGCTGGGAGTTGGGGTGTTATCCTGGTTCTACAAGGACAACCTGGCGCTTTCTAAGCGGGGAGTAACGCACGCAGGTCTGTGCTCCAGGAGGGTTCAGTGGCGTGGGTGGGTTGTGACAGCTGATTTTCATGAGCACTTACCCAGTGCCAGGCAGAGTGATGCGTGTTAAACACACTCTGTCACCACATTTAACAGTTGAGAAAACTGATGCACAGAGAGGTTGGgctacttgcccaaggtcacccagctagtaagtggcagagctgagatttgcaCCCAGGCACTCTAGCTCCATAACCCAT
Protein-coding sequences here:
- the CHRND gene encoding acetylcholine receptor subunit delta isoform X2, whose protein sequence is MEGPVLTLGLLAALAVCGSWGLNEEERLIRHLFQEKGYNKELRPVAHKEESVDIALALTLSNLISLGWTDNRLKWNAEEFGNISVLRLPPDMVWLPEIVLENNNDGSFQISYSCNVLVYAYGFVYWLPPAIFRSSCPISVTYFPFDWQNCSLKFSSLKYTAKEITLSLKQDAKENRTYPVEWIIIDPEGFTENGEWEIVHRPARVNVDPRAPLDSPSRQDITFYLIIRRKPLFYIINILVPCVLISFMVNLVFYLPADSGEKTSVAISVLLAQSVFLLLISKRLPATSMAIPLIGKFLLFGMVLVTMVVVICVIVLNIHFRTPSTHVLSEGVKKLFLETLPELLHMSRPAEDGPSPGALVRRSSSLGYISKAEEYFLLKSRSDLMFEKQSERHGLARRLTTARRPPASSEQAQQELFNELKPAVDGANFIVNHMRDQNNYNEEKDSWNRVARTVDRLCLFVVTPVMVVGTAWIFLQGVYNQPPPQPFPGDPYSYNVQDKRFI
- the CHRND gene encoding acetylcholine receptor subunit delta isoform X1, translating into MEGPVLTLGLLAALAVCGSWGLNEEERLIRHLFQEKGYNKELRPVAHKEESVDIALALTLSNLISLKEVEETLTTNVWIEHGWTDNRLKWNAEEFGNISVLRLPPDMVWLPEIVLENNNDGSFQISYSCNVLVYAYGFVYWLPPAIFRSSCPISVTYFPFDWQNCSLKFSSLKYTAKEITLSLKQDAKENRTYPVEWIIIDPEGFTENGEWEIVHRPARVNVDPRAPLDSPSRQDITFYLIIRRKPLFYIINILVPCVLISFMVNLVFYLPADSGEKTSVAISVLLAQSVFLLLISKRLPATSMAIPLIGKFLLFGMVLVTMVVVICVIVLNIHFRTPSTHVLSEGVKKLFLETLPELLHMSRPAEDGPSPGALVRRSSSLGYISKAEEYFLLKSRSDLMFEKQSERHGLARRLTTARRPPASSEQAQQELFNELKPAVDGANFIVNHMRDQNNYNEEKDSWNRVARTVDRLCLFVVTPVMVVGTAWIFLQGVYNQPPPQPFPGDPYSYNVQDKRFI